A portion of the Caldicoprobacter guelmensis genome contains these proteins:
- a CDS encoding ABC transporter substrate-binding protein, producing the protein MKKSLVLIVSLCLVLSLLFIGCGGKKDTISTDEKPSENEQGTTKPDAGKSQDDTVVGVKVSAPGQYPIVDKKVTLTVLIGGNPAVEDFNSNEFTKWYEEKTNVHAQFDVLPVKGGQEKLNLILASGDYPDVIMSAGLTASQIMSFGSQGVFIPLNDLIDKHGFELKKVLEDEEMAYVKDVITFPDGNIYAMPDINHCYHCSMAQKLWIYKPWLDKLGFDIPKTLEEYREILRAFKTQDPNGNGKADEIPFAAATTGWFAQLPGFFMCSFIYCDNNKSMTIKDGKIDVSFNKPEWKQGLKYLKELYDEGLISPESFTQDGDQLRQMGENPEIPILGSAVGGHMGVFTQFYGQSGRWLEYVIVPPLQGPEGTKPTCYYNPFMTGFDTVITKKCQYPEVAFKWIDGMYELETMLRSLFGRPDKEWRWAKEGEIGLHGGPGLYKLLVPWTETVQNNCWYQSGPQARTSHFRLSEVYDPEQPLEKILYEATQLYEPFRPDYTEVLPPLVFTEEQASELADLEKTILDYVKQMVARFITGDADLETEWEIYLKTLDDMNLARFIEIHQEAYDLKFKNKNK; encoded by the coding sequence ATGAAAAAAAGCTTGGTGTTAATCGTTTCTTTATGTCTTGTTTTATCATTGCTTTTTATTGGATGTGGTGGTAAGAAGGATACAATTTCAACCGATGAAAAACCTTCAGAGAATGAACAAGGGACAACTAAACCTGACGCCGGTAAAAGTCAAGATGATACTGTTGTAGGCGTAAAGGTATCGGCTCCAGGACAATATCCCATTGTAGACAAAAAGGTAACCCTTACCGTATTGATAGGGGGCAATCCTGCTGTCGAAGACTTCAATAGCAATGAATTCACTAAATGGTATGAAGAAAAAACCAATGTTCACGCCCAGTTTGATGTTTTACCGGTAAAGGGAGGTCAAGAAAAGCTTAATTTAATCTTGGCGAGCGGAGATTATCCTGATGTTATTATGAGTGCTGGATTAACGGCGTCCCAGATAATGTCTTTTGGTTCCCAAGGTGTCTTTATACCACTAAACGATCTGATTGATAAGCACGGATTTGAATTAAAAAAGGTTTTGGAAGATGAAGAGATGGCATATGTTAAGGATGTGATTACTTTTCCCGATGGAAATATCTATGCCATGCCCGACATCAACCACTGCTATCACTGTTCCATGGCACAGAAGTTATGGATTTATAAACCCTGGCTGGATAAACTGGGATTTGATATTCCCAAGACTTTGGAGGAATACAGAGAAATCTTAAGGGCGTTTAAGACCCAGGATCCCAACGGCAATGGGAAAGCCGATGAAATTCCTTTTGCCGCTGCTACTACAGGATGGTTTGCCCAGCTCCCTGGCTTCTTTATGTGTTCCTTCATCTACTGTGATAATAACAAATCCATGACCATAAAAGACGGGAAAATAGATGTGAGCTTCAATAAACCCGAGTGGAAGCAAGGACTTAAGTATCTAAAGGAGTTGTATGATGAAGGATTGATAAGTCCCGAGTCTTTTACCCAGGATGGAGATCAACTTCGTCAAATGGGAGAAAACCCAGAGATACCCATTTTAGGCTCTGCCGTGGGCGGACACATGGGGGTTTTCACACAGTTCTATGGACAAAGCGGCCGGTGGCTGGAGTATGTAATAGTTCCACCCCTTCAGGGGCCGGAAGGCACTAAACCTACCTGTTACTATAACCCTTTCATGACCGGTTTCGACACAGTGATTACAAAGAAATGTCAGTATCCTGAGGTTGCATTTAAATGGATTGACGGCATGTATGAACTTGAAACCATGCTACGGTCCTTGTTTGGTAGGCCGGATAAAGAATGGCGGTGGGCAAAAGAAGGTGAAATCGGACTCCACGGCGGACCGGGATTATATAAGCTTTTGGTTCCATGGACTGAAACCGTTCAGAACAACTGTTGGTATCAGAGTGGTCCCCAAGCCCGTACCTCTCATTTTCGTTTAAGTGAAGTGTATGATCCTGAACAACCTTTGGAAAAAATACTGTATGAGGCTACTCAACTGTATGAACCGTTTAGACCAGATTACACTGAAGTTTTGCCTCCTTTGGTATTTACAGAGGAGCAGGCCAGTGAACTGGCGGATTTGGAAAAAACCATTCTAGATTATGTAAAACAGATGGTTGCCAGGTTCATTACAGGAGATGCTGATTTGGAGACCGAATGGGAAATCTATCTGAAGACACTGGATGATATGAATTTAGCAAGATTCATCGAAATACATCAGGAGGCATATGATTTAAAATTTAAGAACAAGAATAAATAA
- a CDS encoding carbohydrate ABC transporter permease, whose protein sequence is MVKKRSNMHETIADRVFDTVNTLLLFFALLIVLYPLIYVVSSSLSTSHAVISGEVWLWPVGWDLAGYEAVFNDKRLVTGFLNSFFYMTTGTLINVTLTIMAAYPLSRKDFLFRGFWMFLFAFTMMFSGGLIPYYLLVRELGMLNTRWAMIIPNAMSVWNVIITRTFFQTNIPDELLEASQLDGCSDFRFVWSVVVPLSYSIIAVNALFYAVGHWNSFFDALIFLKSQKLYPLQIILRDILIQNEIDAAQLSMYDVRDAMAREALKYRLKYSLIVVASVPVLVIYPFVQKHFVKGVMIGSLKG, encoded by the coding sequence ATGGTTAAAAAAAGAAGTAATATGCATGAGACAATAGCGGATCGTGTGTTTGACACGGTAAACACTCTTCTTTTATTCTTTGCGCTTTTAATAGTATTATATCCGTTAATTTATGTAGTAAGTTCATCTTTAAGTACATCCCACGCCGTGATTTCAGGAGAAGTTTGGTTGTGGCCTGTGGGATGGGATTTGGCGGGCTATGAGGCGGTATTTAACGATAAGAGGTTAGTAACGGGGTTTCTTAATTCCTTTTTTTATATGACAACTGGCACACTTATTAATGTTACTCTAACCATCATGGCTGCTTATCCTCTTTCCCGTAAAGATTTTTTGTTTAGAGGATTTTGGATGTTTTTATTTGCGTTTACTATGATGTTTAGTGGAGGACTTATTCCATATTATTTACTTGTACGTGAACTTGGAATGCTTAATACCCGTTGGGCCATGATAATACCTAATGCCATGTCCGTGTGGAATGTAATAATAACCAGGACTTTCTTTCAGACAAATATTCCCGATGAACTTCTGGAAGCCTCCCAACTTGATGGCTGTTCCGACTTTCGCTTTGTTTGGAGTGTGGTCGTTCCACTGTCTTACTCCATTATAGCGGTTAATGCTCTCTTTTATGCAGTAGGCCATTGGAATTCTTTTTTTGATGCGTTAATATTTTTAAAATCCCAGAAACTTTATCCTCTTCAAATCATTTTACGGGACATTTTAATACAAAATGAGATTGATGCAGCCCAATTGTCTATGTATGATGTACGGGATGCTATGGCACGAGAAGCATTAAAGTACCGCCTTAAATATTCCCTTATTGTAGTAGCAAGTGTACCGGTTCTTGTTATTTATCCCTTTGTCCAGAAACACTTTGTTAAAGGGGTAATGATAGGCTCCTTGAAAGGATAA
- a CDS encoding ABC transporter permease, whose translation MAKEMPQSTLFYGHKKESELSRLGMRFSKCWQLYVLFLLPLIYIITFKYVPMYGAQIAFRDYRFTEGIVNSPWVGFKHFERFFRSHEFWKLIKNTVGISLYNLAAGFPFPIILAIMLNYARSERFKKTVQMVTYAPYFISTVVMVSMVLQFLSPRVGIVNVIRELLGLERVNYMGVPEYFKSIYVWSGIWQYTGYGAIIYLAALASIDPTLHEAAIVDGANKFYRVWYIDLPGILPTIVILLILNTGQILNTGFEKILLMQNPLNLRTSEVIDTFVYKVGLASQTINYSYPAAVGLFKSVVNLFLIVTVNRIAKKIGETSLW comes from the coding sequence ATGGCCAAAGAGATGCCTCAGTCAACTTTATTCTATGGACATAAAAAGGAAAGCGAACTTTCGCGACTTGGAATGCGCTTTTCGAAATGTTGGCAACTATATGTACTTTTTTTACTGCCTCTTATATATATAATCACATTTAAGTATGTACCTATGTATGGAGCTCAAATTGCCTTCAGAGATTACCGGTTTACTGAAGGAATTGTTAATAGTCCATGGGTAGGATTTAAGCATTTTGAACGGTTTTTTAGGTCTCATGAGTTTTGGAAGTTAATAAAGAACACTGTAGGAATCAGTTTATACAATCTGGCCGCTGGGTTTCCGTTTCCCATTATACTGGCTATTATGTTAAACTATGCGAGGAGTGAGCGTTTTAAAAAGACTGTTCAGATGGTTACCTATGCTCCTTATTTCATTTCTACAGTGGTAATGGTAAGCATGGTGCTGCAATTTCTATCTCCTAGGGTGGGTATTGTTAATGTAATAAGGGAACTTTTGGGATTGGAAAGGGTTAATTATATGGGAGTTCCAGAGTATTTTAAATCTATATATGTATGGTCAGGGATATGGCAGTATACTGGTTATGGAGCTATTATATATTTGGCAGCATTAGCATCAATAGATCCAACATTACATGAAGCAGCTATTGTAGATGGAGCTAATAAATTTTATAGGGTATGGTATATAGATTTACCTGGAATTCTACCAACGATAGTAATATTGTTAATACTTAATACTGGCCAGATTCTAAATACCGGGTTTGAGAAAATATTGCTTATGCAAAACCCGTTGAATTTGAGAACATCGGAAGTAATAGACACCTTTGTATATAAAGTGGGTCTAGCTTCTCAAACAATAAATTATTCTTATCCAGCGGCGGTGGGATTGTTTAAATCGGTTGTAAACCTGTTTTTAATTGTAACTGTAAATAGAATTGCGAAAAAAATTGGTGAAACCAGCTTGTGGTAG
- a CDS encoding helix-turn-helix transcriptional regulator, translating to MKELDIRRLKVKEVLLKCSFTKTYFHDIAGHRILLIFVMEEENFNYYRKQMSNCIQRVREQLLQQFGIEVQFACGELCSQLLDLTYSIQQELQILDYAQINGEHAYELWNPEIMDKQYGVFYPREWEYRLMNFSKDGNEEKVTEILKNLQIENFIRRKLTPGMLKVFLNQLYGTLIRIMQEVSIEGEEIYRFGDRLNNQNDFYGLYDESFSFIIDSFIHICRVINERKKTQSIRLMKELCQFIQENYADKNLSLLVVAKRFNYSPAYLSLFFKEQMGNHFSSYLEEVRLNHAVNLLVNTNLSVSEIADAVGYNSSNSFCRAFRRRYGMSPGQYRRIHRDLSRI from the coding sequence ATGAAAGAATTGGATATCCGGCGCTTGAAGGTTAAGGAAGTTTTGCTAAAGTGTAGCTTTACAAAAACCTATTTCCATGATATTGCTGGTCATCGAATACTATTGATATTTGTGATGGAGGAAGAAAATTTCAATTACTATCGAAAGCAGATGAGCAACTGCATTCAAAGGGTGAGGGAACAATTACTTCAACAGTTTGGGATAGAGGTTCAATTTGCTTGTGGTGAGCTGTGTTCACAACTCCTAGATTTAACCTATTCTATTCAGCAGGAACTACAGATACTAGATTATGCTCAAATTAATGGTGAACATGCTTATGAGCTTTGGAATCCAGAAATCATGGATAAACAATATGGGGTTTTTTATCCCAGAGAATGGGAATATAGACTTATGAACTTTTCAAAGGATGGCAATGAAGAAAAAGTTACAGAAATATTAAAAAATCTTCAAATTGAAAATTTCATTAGGCGGAAGCTAACTCCTGGGATGTTAAAGGTTTTTTTAAATCAATTGTATGGGACTTTGATCAGGATTATGCAGGAGGTTTCCATTGAAGGTGAGGAAATCTATCGGTTTGGAGACAGGCTTAATAATCAGAATGATTTTTACGGGCTTTATGATGAAAGCTTTAGCTTTATTATTGATTCTTTTATTCACATATGTCGAGTGATCAACGAACGAAAAAAGACTCAGAGCATACGTTTAATGAAAGAACTCTGTCAATTTATTCAGGAGAATTATGCAGATAAGAATTTATCCCTGTTAGTGGTGGCGAAAAGATTTAATTATTCTCCGGCATATTTATCTCTCTTTTTTAAAGAACAAATGGGAAATCACTTTTCATCCTATTTGGAGGAAGTACGGTTGAACCATGCTGTAAACCTTTTAGTCAATACTAATCTATCTGTTTCTGAAATTGCTGATGCTGTGGGGTATAACTCGTCCAATTCGTTCTGTCGGGCGTTTAGAAGGAGATATGGTATGTCTCCAGGTCAATACCGGAGAATCCATAGAGATCTGTCAAGGATTTAG